A stretch of Mya arenaria isolate MELC-2E11 chromosome 14, ASM2691426v1 DNA encodes these proteins:
- the LOC128216961 gene encoding uncharacterized protein LOC128216961: MAQRITWSFFLLVGFAAVHQSLSLSNVEFYEKLKPYLELDVAEEELETVANDGSDVILLPGGPDDELDIAFLLKELGFTPGNASESAVDPEIASLLDAFNLAPRKVVGKSRDLGWWWHHHHHHHHHHHHHHHHHHHHYHKCPRRQFVQCFKRGCAACVMRTFAVRHYYRYHRFDLNMCIRVDYRSYSSYLLSFTLNGYRLLYTYNCLGRSTYQYCYHVHHLVSPSSRLCAQLYSINRSRRTMCARITGTVNIKGHVHSAYQNIGCFRIPCHTDNQAIERQEGTDDLPSDDFDPASDDVDSGSDEKNENQDGSFEDSAEDDSDSAERYE, encoded by the exons ATGGCACAGCGGATAACTTGGAGTTTTTTCCTTCTGGTTGGTTTCGCGGCGGTCCACCAGTCTCTGAGCCTGAGTAATGTCGAGTTCTATGAAAAGTTAAAGCCGTATTTGGAAC TTGACGTTGCTGAAGAAGAGTTAGAGACCGTGGCAAACGACGGAAGTGATGTCATCCTGTTGCCAGGAGGCCCGGACGACGAGCTCGATATCGCCTTCCTTCTCAAAGAGCTCGGTTTCACCCCTGGAAACGCATCAGAGTCTG ccGTAGACCCGGAAATAGCTAGTCTTCTCGATGCGTTCAACCTCGCTCCTCGGAAag TCGTGGGGAAATCAAGGGACCTAGGCTGGTGGTggcaccatcatcatcaccatcaccaccaccatcatcatcaccaccaccatcatcatcaccactatCACAAATGCCCACGCCGACAGTTTGTCCAGTGTTTCAAGCGGGGCTGCGCTGCATGTGTCATGCGAACATTTGCCGTGAGACACTACTACAGATACCATCGCTTCGATCTCAATA TGTGTATCCGGGTGGATTACCGGAGCTACAGTAGTTACCTGCTCTCATTTACCTTGAATGGATACCGCCTCCTCTACACCTACAACTGCC TGGGCAGGTCCACGTACCAGTACTGCTACCACGTGCACCACCTCGTGTCACCCTCCAGCCGTCTGTGTGCCCAGCTGTACAGTATCAACAGGAGCCGCCGCACTATGTGCGCGCGCATCACCGGAACCGTCAACATCAAg GGTCACGTTCACAGCGCCTATCAAAACATCGGCTGTTTCCGTATCCCATGCCACACCGACAACCAAGCCATTGAGCGCCAAGAGGGCACTGATGACCTCCCATCTGATGACTTTGATCCGGCATCTGATGACGTTGACAGTGGATCCGATGAGAAAAACGAGAACCAAGATGGGAGTTTCGAAGATAGCGCCGAAGATGACTCTGACTCGGCTGAAAGATATGAATGA
- the LOC128216963 gene encoding uncharacterized protein LOC128216963 isoform X1 has translation MRTFAVKHYRGYHRFSLNVCIRVDYRSYSSYLISFTLNGYRLLYTSNCLGRSTFQYCYHVHHLISHSSRLCAQLYSINRSRRTMCARITGTVNLKGHVRSAYQNMGCFRIPCHTDNAAIERQEGTDDLPSDDFDPASVALDSGSKEESENQDGSLEDSAEDDSDSA, from the exons ATGCGAACATTTGCCGTGAAACACTACCGTGGCTACCATCGCTTCAGCCTCAATG TGTGTATCCGGGTGGATTACCGGAGCTACAGTAGTTACCTGATCTCATTCACCTTGAATGGATACCGCCTTCTCTACACCTCAAACTGCC TGGGCAGGTCCACGTTCCAGTATTGCTACCACGTGCACCACCTCATTTCACACTCCAGCCGCTTGTGTGCTCAACTCTACAGTATCAACAGGAGCCGCCGCACTATGTGCGCGCGCATCACCGGAACCGTCAACCTCAAg GGCCACGTTCGCAGCGCCTATCAGAACATGGGCTGTTTCCGTATCCCATGCCACACCGACAACGCGGCCATTGAGCGCCAAGAGGGCACGGATGACCTCCCCTCTGATGACTTTGACCCGGCATCTGTTGCTCTTGACAGTGGATCCAAAGAGGAAAGCGAGAACCAGGATGGGAGTTTAGAAGATAGCGCCGAAGACGACTCTGACTCCGCTTAA
- the LOC128216963 gene encoding nuclear receptor subfamily 4 group A member 3-like isoform X2 yields the protein MAQLITWSCLLLVGSAAVHQSLSLSNVEFYEKLKPYLELDVAEEELETVANDGSDVILLPGGPDDELDIAFLLKELGFTPGNASESAVDPEIASLLDAFNQAPRKVVGKSRDLGCWWHHHHHHHHHHHHHHHHHHHHYPKCPRRQFVQ from the exons ATGGCACAGCTGATTACTTGGAGTTGTTTGCTTCTGGTTGGTTCCGCGGCGGTCCACCAGTCTCTGAGCCTGAGTAATGTCGAGTTCTATGAAAAATTAAAGCCGTACTTGGAAC TTGACGTTGCTGAAGAAGAGTTAGAGACCGTGGCAAACGACGGAAGTGATGTCATCCTGTTGCCAGGAGGCCCGGACGACGAGCTCGATATCGCCTTCCTTCTCAAAGAGCTCGGTTTCACCCCTGGAAACGCATCGGAGTCTG CCGTAGACCCGGAAATAGCCAGTCTTCTCGATGCTTTCAACCAGGCGCCACGGAAag TAGTGGGGAAATCAAGGGACCTAGGCTGTTGGTggcaccatcatcatcatcaccaccaccaccatcaccatcaccaccaccatcaccaccaccattatcCAAAATGCCCACGCCGGCAGTTTGTCCAGTGA